Proteins from a single region of Echeneis naucrates chromosome 2, fEcheNa1.1, whole genome shotgun sequence:
- the LOC115055512 gene encoding ras-related protein Rab-9A-like isoform X2: MTSKSTLLKVILLGDGGVGKSSLMNRFVTNKFDSHLFHTIGVEFLNKELEVDGQHVTLQIWDTAGQERFRSLRTPFYRGSDCCLLTFSLDDGQSFSNLDNWKKEFTYYADVKDPDNFPFVVLGNKLDAPERQVSGEDVRQWCHKNGGQPYFETSAKDATNVALAFEEAVRRILALDDRADHLIHNNTVDLEKKTHPDSSCC; the protein is encoded by the coding sequence ATGACGTCCAAGTCAACCCTCCTGAAGGTGATCCTCCTGGGCGACGGCGGCGTTGGCAAGTCGTCCCTCATGAACCGCTTCGTCACCAACAAGTTTGACTCGCACCTCTTCCACACCATCGGCGTGGAGTTCCTGAACAAGGAGCTGGAGGTGGACGGGCAGCACGTCACCCTGCAGATCTGGGACACGGCGGGTCAGGAACGCTTCCGCAGCCTCCGCACGCCGTTCTACCGCGGCTCGGACTGCTGCCTGCTCACCTTCAGCCTGGACGACGGACAGAGCTTCAGCAACCTGGACAACTGGAAGAAGGAGTTCACCTACTACGCCGACGTGAAGGACCCCGACAACTTCCCTTTTGTGGTTCTGGGCAACAAACTGGACGCCCCTGAGCGACAGGTGTCCGGGGAGGATGTGAGGCAGTGGTGCCACAAGAACGGCGGACAGCCGTACTTTGAGACAAGCGCCAAGGACGCCACAAACGTGGCGTTGGCCTTTGAGGAGGCGGTGCGACGTATCCTGGCGTTGGACGACAGAGCAGATCATCTGATCCACAACAACACCGTGGATTTGGAGAAAAAGACTCACCCTGATTCATCCTGCTGCTGA
- the LOC115055512 gene encoding ras-related protein Rab-9A-like isoform X1, which produces MTPNTREAMTSKSTLLKVILLGDGGVGKSSLMNRFVTNKFDSHLFHTIGVEFLNKELEVDGQHVTLQIWDTAGQERFRSLRTPFYRGSDCCLLTFSLDDGQSFSNLDNWKKEFTYYADVKDPDNFPFVVLGNKLDAPERQVSGEDVRQWCHKNGGQPYFETSAKDATNVALAFEEAVRRILALDDRADHLIHNNTVDLEKKTHPDSSCC; this is translated from the exons ATGACACCGAATACCAGAGAAG CCATGACGTCCAAGTCAACCCTCCTGAAGGTGATCCTCCTGGGCGACGGCGGCGTTGGCAAGTCGTCCCTCATGAACCGCTTCGTCACCAACAAGTTTGACTCGCACCTCTTCCACACCATCGGCGTGGAGTTCCTGAACAAGGAGCTGGAGGTGGACGGGCAGCACGTCACCCTGCAGATCTGGGACACGGCGGGTCAGGAACGCTTCCGCAGCCTCCGCACGCCGTTCTACCGCGGCTCGGACTGCTGCCTGCTCACCTTCAGCCTGGACGACGGACAGAGCTTCAGCAACCTGGACAACTGGAAGAAGGAGTTCACCTACTACGCCGACGTGAAGGACCCCGACAACTTCCCTTTTGTGGTTCTGGGCAACAAACTGGACGCCCCTGAGCGACAGGTGTCCGGGGAGGATGTGAGGCAGTGGTGCCACAAGAACGGCGGACAGCCGTACTTTGAGACAAGCGCCAAGGACGCCACAAACGTGGCGTTGGCCTTTGAGGAGGCGGTGCGACGTATCCTGGCGTTGGACGACAGAGCAGATCATCTGATCCACAACAACACCGTGGATTTGGAGAAAAAGACTCACCCTGATTCATCCTGCTGCTGA